From the Ascaphus truei isolate aAscTru1 chromosome 15, aAscTru1.hap1, whole genome shotgun sequence genome, one window contains:
- the LOC142466833 gene encoding uncharacterized protein LOC142466833 has protein sequence MEKMRTEQSCNIPINMTENASFNPSMQLINNVTASHPKRYILAAAKGKDLGESGKSLTWLSDQILQKRTHTGERPYVCGECRKGFSRLANLNIHKRIHTGERPHVCGECGKGFSWLSHLNTHERTHTGERPHVCRECGKGFSVLSSLNMHMRSHTGERPHVCGECGKGFRQLSHLNTHERTHTGERPHVCGECGKGFSVLSHLNIHMRSHTGERPHVCGECGKGFSRLAILNIHKRSHTGERPHVCGECGKGFSQLSSLIRHQMTHTGGRPHVCVECGKGFSQLSHLNIHMRSHTGERPHVCGECGKGFSRLPILNIHKRSHTGERPHVCGECWKGFSQLSSLIRHQMIHTGGRPHVCVECGKGFSQLFRLNIHMKSHTGERSHVCGECGKGFSQLADLNIHKRTHTGERPHVWGECEKGFIDLSSLTRHKITQTGERPHVCGECGKGFSWLSHLNTHERTHTGERPHVCGECGKGFSQLSSLKMHMRSHTGERPHVCGECGKGFSQLSSLNIHMRSHTGERPHVCGECGKGFSRLANLNIHKRSHTGERPHVCGECGKGFSVLWSLIRHQMTHTGERPHVCGECGKGFSQLFSLNKHKRTHTGERPHVCGECGKGFSRLANLNIHKRSHTGERPHVCGECGKGFSVLSSLIRHQMTHTGERPHVCGECGKGFSQLFRLNIHMRSHTGERSYVCGKYGKGFSQLADLNIHKGGHTGERPHVCGECGKGFIDFSSLNKHERTHTGERPHVCGECGKGFSQLFSLNKHKRTHRGETACMWGMWEGI, from the coding sequence atggaaaagatgaggacagaacaatcttgcaacattccaataaatatgacagaaaatgcatctttcaacccgtcaatgcaattaataaacaatgtaactgcttctcatcccaaaagatatatattagcagctgccaaaggaaaagatcttggagaaagtgggaagagtctTACTTGGTTATCAGATCAGATCCTAcagaagaggacacacacaggggagagaccgtatgtatgtggggaatgtaggaagggatttagtcggttagccaacttgaacatacacaagaggatacacacaggggagagaccgcatgtatgtggggaatgtgggaagggatttagttggttatcccacctgaacacacacgagaggacacacacaggggagagaccgcatgtatgtagggaatgtgggaagggatttagtgtgttatccagcctgaacatgcacatgaggtcacacacaggggagagaccgcatgtatgtggggaatgtggtaaGGGATTTAggcagttatcccacctgaacacacacgagaggacacacacaggggagagaccgcatgtatgtggggaatgtgggaagggatttagtgtgttatcccacctgaacatacacatgaggtcacacacaggggagagaccgcatgtatgtggggaatgtgggaagggatttagtaggTTAGCCatcctgaacatacacaagaggtcacacacaggggagagaccgcatgtatgtggggaatgtgggaagggatttagtcagttatccagcctgatcagacaccagatgacacacacaggggggagaccgcatgtatgtgtggaatgtgggaagggatttagtcagttatcccacctgaacatacacatgaggtcacacacaggggagagaccgcatgtatgtggggaatgtgggaagggatttagtaggTTACCCATCCTGAACATACATAagaggtcacacacaggggagagaccgcatgtatgtggggaatgttggaagggatttagtcagttatccagcctgatcagacaccagatgatacacacaggggggagaccgcatgtatgtgtggaatgtgggaagggatttagtcagttattcaGACTGAACATACACATGaagtcacacacaggagagagatcgcatgtatgtggggaatgtgggaagggatttagtcagttagccgacctgaacatacacaagaggacacacacaggggagagaccgcatgtatggggggaatgtgagaagggatttattgacttatccagcctgaccAGACACAAGAtaacacagacaggggagagaccacatgtatgtggggaatgtgggaagggatttagttggttatcccacctgaacacacacgagaggacacacacaggggagagaccgcatgtatgtggggaatgtgggaagggatttagtcagttatccagcctgaaaaTGCACAtgaggtcacacacaggggagagaccgcatgtatgtggggaatgtggtaagggatttagtcagttatccagcctgaacatacacatgaggtcacacacaggggagagaccgcatgtatgtggggaatgtgggaagggatttagtcggttagccaacctgaacatacacaagaggtcacacacaggggagagaccgcatgtatgtggggaatgtgggaagggatttagtgtgttatggAGCCTGATTAGACAccagatgacacacacaggggagagaccgcatgtatgtggggaatgtgggaagggatttagtcagttattcagcctgaacaaacacaagaggacacacacaggggagagaccgcatgtatgtggggaatgtgggaagggatttagtcggttagccaacctgaacatacacaagaggtcacacacaggggagagaccgcatgtatgtggggaatgtgggaagggatttagtgtgttatccagcctgatcagacaccagatgacacacacaggggagagaccgcatgtatgtggggaatgtgggaagggatttagtcagttattcaGACTGAACATACACATGaggtcacacacaggagagagatcgTATGTATGTGGGAAatatgggaagggatttagtcagttagccgacctgaacatacacaaggggggacacacaggggagagaccgcatgtatgtggggaatgtgggaagggatttattgACTTTTCCAGCCTGAACAAAcacgagaggacacacacaggggagaggccgcatgtatgtggggaatgtgggaagggatttagtcagttattcagcctgaacaaacacaagaggacacacaggggagagaccgcatgtatgtggggaatgtgggaagggatttag